Proteins from a genomic interval of Rosa chinensis cultivar Old Blush chromosome 2, RchiOBHm-V2, whole genome shotgun sequence:
- the LOC112190030 gene encoding pentatricopeptide repeat-containing protein At1g03540 — MKLFFFKRHCSSLISSNLHKTQNPPPKQSQILHLCKSGLLFDAIRILNSINPSEITLKPLVYASLLQTCTKAVSLTHGLQIHAHVIKSGLETDRFVGNSLLSLYFKLIPDMSETRRVFDALYFRDVISWTSMITGYVRAGKPATSVALFWEMVSFGIEPNDFTVSAVVKACSQVGYYRLGRCLHGVVVSRGFDSNPVIVTALIDMYGRNHRPGDARQLFDEMIQPGAICWTSVISALTRNDMFREALGCFYLMQRCHGLFPDGFTFGTVLTACGNLGRLRQGREMHAKVVTYGLCGNVVVESSLVDMYGKCGSVDDSRRVFDRMPVKNSVSWSALLGVYCQAGEFESVIKHFREMEEADLYCFGTVLRACAGLAAVQHGKEVHCQYVRRCGWRDVIVESALVNLYAKCGCIDFARSVFIQMLVRNLITWNSMICGFAQNGQGEEALGIFDEMIKEGMKPDYISFIGVLFACSHAGLVDQGRRNFILMTKEYGIKPGIEHYCCMVDLLGRAGLLEEAENLIESAECRNDSSLWAVLLGASTTCTNSATAERIAKKMIKLEPDYHLSYVLLANVYRSVGRWDDAMEIAKLMQDRGVKKTPAKSWIESNSRLGSHLHVGDVHLPRKIDFNAVWGHCMKTRIDGSESKVEYQPMLEAGV, encoded by the coding sequence ATGaagctcttcttcttcaagcgccaTTGCAGCTCTCTCATCTCCTCCAATCTccacaaaacccaaaacccaccaCCCAAACAATCCCAAATCCTCCACCTCTGCAAATCCGGCTTACTTTTCGACGCGATTCGAATCCTCAACTCCATAAACCCCTCTGAAATCACCCTCAAACCACTCGTCTACGCTTCACTCTTGCAGACATGCACCAAAGCCGTTTCTCTCACCCACGGCCTCCAAATCCACGCCCACGTCATCAAGTCCGGCCTCGAAACCGACCGGTTCGTCGGGAACAGCTTGCTCTCTCTGTACTTCAAGCTGATCCCCGACATGTCCGAAACCCGGAGAGTGTTTGATGCTCTGTATTTCAGGGATGTGATATCGTGGACGTCGATGATCACCGGGTACGTTCGCGCCGGAAAGCCTGCTACCTCAGTTGCATTGTTTTGGGAGATGGTCAGTTTCGGGATCGAGCCGAATGACTTCACTGTATCCGCGGTGGTCAAGGCTTGTTCGCAGGTCGGCTACTACAGGCTCGGCCGGTGCTTGCATGGAGTGGTTGTGAGTCGTGGGTTTGATTCGAATCCGGTCATTGTTACTGCTTTGATTGACATGTATGGGAGAAATCATAGGCCGGGGGATGCACGCCAGCTATTTGATGAAATGATTCAACCGGGCGCGATCTGTTGGACGTCGGTGATTTCAGCGCTGACGCGGAACGATATGTTTAGGGAAGCATTGGGGTGTTTTTATTTGATGCAGAGATGTCATGGTTTGTTCCCGGATGGGTTTACGTTTGGGACTGTATTGACCGCTTGTGGCAATCTGGGGAGGCTGAGGCAAGGTCGAGAGATGCACGCGAAGGTCGTTACGTACGGGCTTTGTGGAAATGTGGTTGTGGAGAGTAGCTTGGTTGACATGTATGGGAAATGTGGGAGTGTAGATGATTCTCGGCGTGTTTTTGATAGGATGCCCGTGAAGAACTCTGTTTCGTGGTCTGCGTTGCTCGGGGTGTACTGTCAAGCGGGAGAATTTGAGTCTGTCATTAAGCATTTCAGGGAAATGGAAGAGGCTGACCTGTACTGCTTTGGAACTGTTCTTCGTGCGTGTGCAGGCTTGGCGGCTGTACAACATGGGAAAGAGGTTCATTGCCAGTATGTGAGAAGGTGTGGTTGGAGAGATGTGATTGTTGAGTCGGCTCTAGTTAATCTCTATGCAAAATGTGGTTGCATAGATTTTGCGCGTAGTGTTTTTATCCAGATGCTAGttaggaatttgattacatggaactCGATGATTTGTGGGTTTGCTCAAAATGGGCAAGGTGAAGAAGCTCTTGGAATATTTGATGAGATGATTAAAGAGGGGATGAAGCCTGACTATATCAGCTTTATTGGGGTTCTATTTGCTTGTAGTCATGCAGGTTTGGTTGATCAAGGGCGAAGGAACTTTATCTTGATGACAAAAGAGTATGGGATCAAACCTGGGATTGAACATTATTGTTGCATGGTTGATCTCCTCGGCCGTGCTGGGCTACTGGAAGAAGCAGAGAATTTAATAGAGAGTGCAGAGTGTAGAAATGATTCTTCCCTCTGGGCAGTTCTTCTAGGTGCTAGCACAACCTGTACGAACTCTGCTACTGCAGAGCGCATAGCCAAGAAAATGATAAAACTTGAACCTGACTACCATTTGAGTTATGTTCTTCTAGCTAATGTATACAGATCAGTAGGCCGATGGGATGATGCCATGGAGATTGCCAAGCTGATGCAAGATAGAGGAGTTAAGAAGACTCCGGCTAAGAGCTGGATTGAATCTAATAGTAGATTGGGTTCTCATCTTCATGTTGGTGATGTGCACTTACCTAGAAAAATCGATTTTAATGCCGTTTGGGGACATTGTATGAAAACGAGAATAGACGGAAGTGAATCAAAAGTTGAGTATCAACCCATGTTGGAGGCTGGAGTATAG
- the LOC112189492 gene encoding uncharacterized protein LOC112189492, which yields MVVFCFLVDQTKQVRGSKPAAGICSRCGGGASVADMKTATRFCYVPLYWKSSKAIICTFCGAVLKSYS from the coding sequence ATGGTGGTGTTTTGCTTTCTGGTGGATCAGACGAAGCAAGTGCGGGGGAGCAAGCCGGCGGCCGGAATATGCTCGCGTTGCGGCGGTGGAGCTAGCGTCGCTGATATGAAAACCGCCACCAGATTTTGTTACGTGCCGTTGTACTGGAAGTCTTCGAAAGCCATCATATGTACTTTCTGCGGAGCAGTACTTAAATCTTACTCATAA
- the LOC112190029 gene encoding pentatricopeptide repeat-containing protein At1g73710 — MLHCQSYNSRELGQESLHSSMQGHTFSPSKLQNPQSNFTTRPLLGFRFTPHNHSLAKTQLCPVPISQKGSCIVGSRPQQQSSRGSRVYVGFKLQCHSKALVFPTKVSLVNGKKKRYGGVLPSILRSLESENDVEKALKSSGESLSAKEQTVILKEQRSWERVLRVFEWFKSQKEYVPNVIHYNVVLRVLGRAQRWDELRLCWVEMAKKGVLPTNNTYSMLVDVYGKAGLVKEALLWIKHMKLRGLFPDEVTMNTVVRALKNAEEFDRADKFYKDWCTGRIELDDLELDSMADSVIGSVSEPISFKHFLSTELFRTGGRVPTSKIMTSMDTENSIQKPRLTSTYNSLIDLYGKAGRLNDAANVFGDMMKSGVAMDVITFNTMIFTCGSHGHLLEAEALLSKMEERGISPDTRTYNIFLSLYADVGNIDAALNCYRKIKEVGLYQDIVSHRTILHVLCERNMVRDVEIVIEDMEKSGVSINEHSLPGIIKMYINEGRLDQANLLYEKCQLNRGISSKTRAAIIDAYAEKGLWTEAEVLFYRKGDLVGQTKDIVEYNVMIKAYGKARLYDKAFSLFRGMKKHGTWPDECTYNSLIQMFSGGDLVDQARDLLTEMQETGLKPQSLTLSALIACYARLGQLSDAVDVYQDFVKSGTKPNEFVYGSLINGFAETGRVEEALKYFHHMEESGITANQIVLTSLIKAYSKAGSRDGAEVLYERLKGFDGGPDVVASNSMINLYADLGLVSEAKLIFENLRAKGWADEIAFATMMYLYKSMGMLDEAIDVAEEMKESGLIRDCASFNKVMSCYAINGQLRECGELLHEMVTRKLLLDSGTCNVLFTVLRKGGIPIEAVTQLESSYQEGKPYSRQAIITSVFSLVGMHGLALESCETFTKADINLDSFLYNVAIYAYGAAGEIDKALNIFMRMQDEGVEPDLVTHIFLVGCYGKAGMVEGVKRIYSQLKYEEIEPNPSLFRAVIDAYTDANRHDLAKLVKQDRKYAFDSEHHVDSETKDEFDDTNSEFED, encoded by the coding sequence ATGCTTCACTGCCAGAGCTACAATTCCAGAGAATTAGGGCAAGAAAGTCTCCACAGCTCAATGCAAGGCCACACCTTTTCACCAAGTAAGCTTCAAAACCCCCAATCTAATTTCACTACTAGGCCTCTTCTAGGGTTTCGTTTCACTCCCCACAACCATAGCTTAGCTAAAACCCAACTATGCCCTGTTCCAATTTCTCAAAAGGGTAGCTGTATTGTGGGTTCACGACCTCAGCAGCAGAGTTCAAGAGGGTCTAGGGTTTATGTAGGGTTTAAGCTTCAGTGTCATTCGAAAGCATTGGTTTTTCCCACGAAGGTTTCTTTAGTTAATGGTAAGAAGAAGAGGTATGGAGGCGTGTTGCCTTCGATTTTGAGGTCTTTGGAGTCTGAAAACGATGTTGAAAAGGCACTCAAGTCGTCTGGGGAGAGTCTGAGTGCGAAAGAACAGACTGTGATTCTCAAAGAACAGAGGAGCTGGGAGAGAGTTCTTCGTGTTTTCGAGTGGTTCAAGTCACAGAAAGAGTATGTGCCCAATGTGATTCACTACAATGTGGTGCTTCGGGTGCTTGGTAGAGCTCAGAGATGGGATGAGCTGAGGCTTTGTTGGGTTGAAATGGCGAAAAAGGGTGTCCTGCCGACTAACAATACGTATTCCATGCTTGTTGATGTGTATGGGAAAGCGGGACTTGTGAAGGAGGCCCTGTTGTGGATTAAGCACATGAAGCTAAGGGGACTTTTCCCGGATGAGGTTACAATGAATACGGTTGTTCGGGCATTGAAGAATGCAGAAGAGTTTGATAGGGCGGATAAGTTTTATAAGGACTGGTGTACTGGGCGGATTGAGCTCGATGACCTTGAGTTGGATTCTATGGCTGATTCTGTGATTGGTTCTGTTTCGGAACCTATTAGTTTCAAGCATTTCTTGTCCACTGAGCTATTCAGGACTGGTGGGAGAGTTCCCACTTCAAAAATTATGACCTCAATGGATACAGAGAACTCTATTCAGAAACCACGACTTACATCTACCTATAATAGTTTGATTGATTTGTATGGAAAGGCAGGGCGTCTGAATGATGCGGCTAATGTGTTTGGAGATATGATGAAGTCTGGAGTGGCAATGGATGTTATTACTTTTAATACTATGATCTTTACTTGTGGAAGTCATGGGCATTTGTTGGAGGCGGAAGCTTTGCTCAGTAAGATGGAAGAAAGGGGTATATCTCCTGATACAAGAACTTATAACATTTTTCTATCTCTGTATGCTGATGTGGGGAACATTGATGCTGCTCTGAACTGCTACAGGAAGATCAAGGAGGTAGGTCTTTACCAGGATATTGTATCTCACCGGACCATTCTTCATGTATTATGTGAGAGAAATATGGTCAGAGATGTGGAGATTGTGATTGAGGATATGGAGAAATCTGGTGTCTCTATTAATGAGCATTCTCTTCCTGGTATCATCAAGATGTATATTAATGAAGGACGGCTTGATCAGGCAAACTTACTTTATGAGAAATGTCAGTTAAACCGTGGGATTTCATCAAAGACGCGTGCAGCAATTATAGATGCATATGCTGAAAAGGGACTTTGGACTGAAGCCGAGGTCCTATTCTATAGGAAGGGAGATTTGGTTGGACAGACGAAGGATATTGTGGAATACAATGTTATGATCAAAGCGTATGGTAAGGCAAGGCTTTATGACaaagctttctctctcttcagggGCATGAAAAAGCATGGGACTTGGCCCGATGAGTGCACTTACAACTCTCTCATCCAAATGTTCTCCGGAGGTGATTTAGTGGACCAAGCAAGGGATCTTCTAACAGAAATGCAGGAAACTGGTCTGAAGCCTCAATCTCTAACCCTTTCTGCTCTTATTGCCTGCTATGCTCGCCTTGGCCAGCTTTCGGATGCAGTTGATGTGTACCAAGACTTTGTAAAGTCAGGAACAAAGCCAAATGAGTTTGTGTACGGTTCTTTAATCAATGGATTCGCAGAAACTGGCAGAGTTGAAGAAGCACTTAAGTATTTTCACCACATGGAAGAATCGGGGATAACTGCAAATCAAATAGTTCTGACATCTCTGATAAAGGCGTATAGTAAGGCGGGAAGCCGTGATGGAGCAGAAGTGTTGTATGAGAGGTTGAAAGGTTTTGATGGTGGCCCAGATGTTGTTGCATCTAACAGTATGATAAATCTGTATGCAGATCTTGGGTTGGTATCTGAAGCCAAAttgatttttgaaaatttgagaGCGAAAGGTTGGGCTGATGAGATAGCGTTTGCAACCATGATGTATCTGTACAAGAGCATGGGCATGCTTGATGAGGCCATTGATGTAGcagaggaaatgaaagaatcgGGTTTAATAAGGGACTGCGCTTCATTTAACAAGGTGATGTCATGCTATGCCATTAACGGGCAGCTACGTGAATGCGGTGAATTATTGCACGAGATGGTAACTCGGAAACTGTTGCTTGACAGTGGAACTTGTAATGTATTGTTCACTGTATTGAGAAAAGGAGGGATTCCCATTGAAGCTGTAACCCAGCTAGAGTCATCTTACCAGGAAGGGAAACCTTACTCTAGACAAGCTATCATCACCTCTGTGTTCTCTCTGGTTGGTATGCATGGTTTGGCACTCGAATCCTGTGAAACATTCACAAAAGCTGACATAAATCTTGATTCTTTTCTCTACAATGTTGCGATATATGCTTATGGGGCAGCTGGGGAGATTGACAAGGCTCTGAACATTTTCATGAGAATGCAGGATGAAGGTGTGGAACCAGACCTTGTAACGCATATTTTCCTAGTAGGTTGTTATGGAAAAGCAGGTATGGTTGAAGGAGTGAAGAGAATTTACAGCCAGCTGAAATATGAAGAGATAGAGCCTAATCCATCCTTGTTCAGAGCTGTTATAGATGCCTATACAGATGCCAATAGGCATGACCTTGCCAAATTGGTTAAGCAAGACAGGAAATATGCATTTGACTCGGAACATCATGTAGATTCGGAAACCAAAGATGAGTTTGATGACACTAATTCAGAGTTTGAGGATTGA